A stretch of Tenrec ecaudatus isolate mTenEca1 chromosome 2, mTenEca1.hap1, whole genome shotgun sequence DNA encodes these proteins:
- the LOC142441225 gene encoding olfactory receptor 2T33-like has protein sequence MENANNTSGIYFILLGLFNHTKLHQFLFAMVFLIFITSLMGNALMITLILVDPQLHTPMYFLLSQLSLMDMMLVCTIVPKMAANYLMDTRFISPTGCGTQIFLFLTFGGGECFLLAAMSYDRYVAICHPLRYPILMSQRLCLLMTTDLWLLGAVDGLMQAATTLSFPYCHSREINHFFCEAPALIRLACADTKVFESFMYICCILMLLIPLSLIFASYSLILAAVLRMRSAAARNKAFTTCSSHLAVVGLFFGTIMVIYMRPKSYRSEDHDKVVSAIYTIFTPLLNPLIYSVRNKDVKGALRRFLRKPLM, from the coding sequence ATGGAAAATGCAAATAACACCAGCGGAATATATTTCATTCTTCTGGGGCTTTTTAACCACACAAAGCTGCACCAGTTCCTCTTTGCTATggtgttcttgatcttcatcacctcACTGATGGGCAATGCCCTGATGATTACCCTCATCCTTGTGGACCCTCAactccacacacccatgtacttcttgcTTAGCCAGCTTTCCCTCATGGACATGATGCTGGTCTGCACTATTGTTCCCAAAATGGCAGCAAACTACCTGATGGACACGAGGTTCATCTCTCCCACCGGCTGTGGAACCCAGATATTCCTGTTTCTCACATTTGGAGGTGGTGAGTGCTTCCTCTTAGCAgccatgtcctatgaccgctacgTGGCTATATGTCATCCACTGCGCTACCCTATTCTTATGAGCCAGAGGCTCTGCTTGCTCATGACGACAGATTTATGGCTTCTGGGAGCAGTTGACGGGCTAATGCAAGCTGCCACCACTTTGAGTTTCCCTTACTGCCACTCAAGGGAAATCAACCACTTCTTCTGTGAGGCGCCAGCACTGATCCGACTTGCCTGTGCGGACACCAAGGTCTTTGAGTCTTTCATGTACATCTGCTGCATCCTGATGCTCTTGATCCCTTTGTCTCTCATTTTTGCCTCATACAGCCTCATTCTGGCTGCAGTGCTTCGAATGCGGTCAGCTGCAGCCCGGAACAAAGCCTTCACCACCTGCTCCTCTCACCTTGCAGTTGTGGGACTCTTTTTTGGGACCATCATGGTCATCTACATGAGGCCCAAGTCTTACAGGTCAGAGGACCATGATAAGGTGGTCTCAGCTATTTATACCATCTTTACACCTCTCTTGAACCCTCTTATATACAGTGTGAGAAACAAAGATGTTAAGGGGGCATTGAGGAGGTTCCTGAGAAAACCTTTGATGTAA